One window of the Anaeromyxobacter dehalogenans 2CP-C genome contains the following:
- a CDS encoding MoaD/ThiS family protein translates to MSATLRLPTVLAEAAGGTTVHEVRGATVGDVVAEVAGRFPALGTRLRDARGEPYPYVMFYLDDEDIRFQQGFATPVPDGAEIVVVPAIAGG, encoded by the coding sequence ATGTCCGCAACCCTGAGGCTGCCCACGGTCCTCGCCGAGGCCGCCGGCGGCACCACCGTCCACGAGGTGCGCGGCGCCACCGTGGGCGACGTCGTCGCCGAGGTGGCCGGCCGCTTCCCCGCGCTCGGCACCCGGCTGCGCGACGCCCGCGGCGAGCCGTATCCCTACGTGATGTTCTACCTTGACGACGAGGACATCCGCTTCCAGCAGGGCTTCGCCACGCCGGTGCCGGACGGCGCCGAGATCGTGGTCGTCCCCGCGATCGCCGGAGGGTAG